One Primulina tabacum isolate GXHZ01 chromosome 10, ASM2559414v2, whole genome shotgun sequence DNA segment encodes these proteins:
- the LOC142505979 gene encoding kinesin-like protein NACK2 has translation MKMTLGSSVTPSSKIRRMPLCTPGSTKVRVENILVTVRMRPLSSKEQASYDLIAWDITDENTIASKNLYHERHAGSYTFDKVFDPACPTWKVYEEGAKDVALSAVSGINATIFAYGQTCSGKTFTMRGVMEHAVKDIYEHIKFTPERDFVLKFSALEIYNETVVDLLNRESGSLRLLDDPERGTIVDKLIEEVVKDAQHLRYLISICEAQRQVGETALNDKSSRSHQIIRMTIESSLREDSESVKSFSASLNLVDLAGSERAAQTNTDGARLKEGSHINRSLLTLTTVIRKLSGGKKSNHIPYRDSKLTRILQTSLGGNARTAIICTMSPALSHVEQSRNTLLFATSAKEVTNTARVNMVVEKKQLVKHLQEEVARLEAEFLNPELSDSSSLRSLLREKENKIQQMEREIHELKRQRDQVQSQLELERSSHKERKASEHQGPSCHVVKRLSYNDNDSISSKSNSKAKIRKKARKIPTSTGVLVNEIRNLETRQRQLGEEANRALELLHKEVVSQKLGGQDTTESIAKMLAEIKVMHAASCTTEVQTKDKVTLREEIARLNSEESDIAVLEKKLEKVQKFIEELVTHLPNGEETPDSKTSAKKRKGLPFTLSNTANMPNIIRSPCSARSSTCKSMEHETENRAPGRNSFHDAIPRQKCITPTSEETCSISSRGKCSAQKHSSSINVKKMQRMFKKATEDNIQSIKSYVTELKERVAKLQYQKQLLVCQVLELEEANEVSSDDTETLVGQSSIPWNVVFEDQKKEIIMLWHVCHVSIIHRTQFYLLFRGDPSDQIYMEVELRRLKWLEQHLDDLGNASPALLGDDPAGSVSSSIKALKQEREYLAKRVSSKLTVEEREILYMKWDIPPEGKQRRRLQLVNKLWTDPLDMQHVKESAEVVAKIVGFCESGQPILREMFELNFVPLSDKKTWMGWNLISNLLHL, from the exons ATGAAGATGACATTAGGATCATCAGTGACACCGTCATCAAAGATAAGGAGGATGCCACTATGCACCCCTGGCAGTACAAAAGTAAGGGTGGAGAATATTTTAGTGACAGTTCGAATGCGGCCATTGAGTTCAAAAGAACAAGCCTCTTATGACCTCATTGCATGGGACATTACTGATGAAAATACCATTGCTTCAAAGAATCTATACCACGAGCGGCATGCTGGATCTTACACATTTG ATAAAGTTTTTGATCCTGCTTGCCCTACCTGGAAAGTTTATGAAGAAGGTGCCAAGGATGTTGCTTTGTCTGCTGTTAGTGGAATTAATG CGACAATCTTTGCATACGGGCAGACTTGTAGTGgaaagactttcaccatgaggGGTGTGATGGAACATGCTGTCAAAGACATTTATGAACACATCAAATTT ACTCCAGAGAGGGATTTTGTGCTCAAGTTTTCTGCTTTAGAAATATATAATGAAACTGTGGTAGATCTTTTGAACAGAGAGTCTGGATCACTTCGCCTGTTGGATGATCCTGAG AGAGGAACCATTGTAGATAAGTTGATTGAGGAGGTCGTGAAAGATGCACAACATTTGAGGTATCTAATAAGCATTTGTGAAG CTCAAAGGCAGGTTGGTGAAACTGCTCTAAATGATAAAAGCTCGAGGTCACATCAGATAATTAGGATG ACCATCGAGAGTAGTCTCAGAGAAGACTCAGAGAGTGTGAAATCTTTTTCTGCCAGTTTG AATCTTGTGGATCTAGCTGGTAGTGAACGTGCTGCTCAAACAAATACAGATGGTGCAAGGCTGAAAGAAGGAAGTCATATCAACAGAAGCCTGTTGACATTGACAACTGTCATCAGAAAGCTAAG tggtggaaagaaaagTAACCACATTCCTTACCGAGATTCTAAACTCACGAGGATATTGCAGACTTCACTAGGTGGAAATGCCCGAACAGCAATAATTTGCACAATGAGCCCAGCTTTGAGCCATGTAGAGCAATCAAGAAACACACTTTTATTTGCTACAAGTGCAAAGGAAGTAACAAATACTGCCCGAGTAAACATG GTTGTTGAAAAGAAGCAACTAGTAAAGCATTTGCAAGAAGAAGTTGCCAGACTTGAAGCAGAGTTTCTAAACCCTGAATTGTCTGATTCTTCATCCTTAAGGTCTTTGTTGAGggaaaaggaaaataaaatacagCAG ATGGAGAGAGAGATTCATGAGCTGAAGCGTCAGAGAGACCAGGTTCAATCTCAGCTTGAGTTAGAAAGAAGTTCACACAAAGAGCGAAAG GCATCAGAGCATCAAGGGCCTTCTTGTCATGTGGTTAAACGTCTTTCTTATAACGACAATGACTCGATTTCCAGCAAAAGCAATTCAAAAGCCAAGATtaggaagaaagcaagaaaaatACCGACTTCTACAGGAGTTCTGGTTAACGAAATCAGAAATCTGGAGACGAGGCAAAGACAACTTGGCGAAGAGGCAAATCGTGCACTTGAACTACTTCACAAGGAGGTTGTTTCTCAAAAGCTTGGAGGTCAGGATACTACTGAATCAATAGCAAAGATGCTAGCAGAAATAAAGGTTATGCATGCGGCAAGTTGCACAACAGAGGTGCAGACAAAAGATAAGGTTACATTGAGAGAAGAGATCGCTCGATTGAACTCCGAAGAAAGCGACATTGCAGTTTTAGAAAAGAAGCTTGAAAAAGTTCAGAAATTTATAGAAGAATTAGTTACACATCTTCCAAATGGTGAGGAGACTCCAGACTCAAAGACTTCTGCAAAAAAGAGAAAAGGGCTCCCTTTTACTTTGAGTAATACAGCCAACATGCCTAATATAATACGATCTCCTTGCTCAGCGAGATCTTCAACTTGCAAATCAATGGAACATGAAACTGAAAACAGAGCCCCTGGGAGGAATAGTTTCCATGATGCAATCCCCAGGCAAAAGTGCATCACCCCTACTAGTGAAGAAACTTGCAGCATCTCATCAAGAGGGAAATGTTCTGCACAAAAGCATTCAAGCTCAATCAATGTGAAGAAAATGCAGAGGATGTTTAAAAAAGCAACTGAGGATAACATTCAAAGCATTAAATCTTATGTTACTGAGCTGAAAGAACGGGTAGCAAAGCTACAGTATCAGAAGCAGCTTCTTGTTTGCCAG GTGTTGGAGTTAGAAGAGGCTAACGAGGTTTCAAGTGATGACACAGAAACATTAGTTGGACAATCATCCATTCCATGGAACGTGGTGTTTGAGGATCAAAAGAAAGAGATTATAATGTTGTGGCATGTCTGTCATGTTTCGATCATACACCGCACAcagttttatttgttatttAGAGGAGATCCTTCTGATCAGATATATATGGAAGTCGAACTTAGACGGTTGAAATGGTTGGAGCAACATCTAGATGACCTCGGTAATGCCAGCCCCGCACTCTTAGGCGACGACCCTGCTGGCTCAGTATCATCAAG CATCAAAGCTCTTAAACAAGAAAGAGAGTATCTAGCAAAGAGAGTGAGTTCAAAATTAACCGTGGAAGAAAGAGAGATCTTGTACATGAAATGGGATATTCCACCGGAAGGCAAACAGAGGAGGCGACTGCAGCTTGTTAATAAACTGTGGACCGATCCTCTCGATATGCAACATGTGAAGGAAAGTGCAGAAGTAGTGGCCAAGATTGTTGGTTTCTGCGAATCGGGCCAACCCATTTTGAGGGAAATGTTCGAGCTCAACTTTGTTCCCCTTAGTGACAAGAAGACATGGATGGGTTggaatttgatatcaaatcttttGCATCTGTGA